A region from the Malus domestica chromosome 07, GDT2T_hap1 genome encodes:
- the LOC103409987 gene encoding protein MAINTENANCE OF PSII UNDER HIGH LIGHT 1-like, producing MATAAQAVIAAANTFTCTFPTQRSFFFSRKLQKVNHLTLVRASTEDADCNVEECAPDKEVGKVSVEWLAGEKTKISGTFPPRNRGWTGYVEKDTAGQTNIYSVEPAVYVAESVISSGTAGSSADGAENTAAITAGVALIAVAAASSILLQVGKNSPPVVQKVEYSGPSLSYYISKFKPETTEASAPSVVESSQPEPSQIQVESEVQLEPSESDVSNIS from the exons ATGGCAACCGCAGCACAAGCTGTGATTGCAGCAGCAAACACATTCACATGTACATTTCCTACACAaaggagcttcttcttctccagAAAACTTCAAAAAGTTAACCATCTCACACTAGTTAGAGCTTCCACTGAAGATGCTGACTGTAATGTGGAAGAATGTGCTCCTGACAAGGAg GTTGGAAAAGTGAGCGTGGAATGGTTGGCTGGTGAGAAGACAAAAATTTCTGGGACGTTTCCACCCCGCAATCGGGGTTGGACTGGATACGTTGAGAAGGACACTGCTGGACAGACAAACATATATTCTGTGGAG CCTGCAGTTTACGTAGCAGAAAGCGTAATAAGCTCTGGAACTGCAGGGTCTTCTGCCGATGGAGCTGAGAACACAGCAGCAATCACAGCTGGGGTTGCCCTCATTGCTGTTGCTGCAGCTTCATCAATACTCCTCCAAGTAGGTAAGAACTCACCTCCGGTGGTGCAGAAGGTAGAGTACTCTGGGCCATCACTTAGTTACTATATCAGCAAGTTCAAACCAGAGACAACCGAAGCCTCGGCGCCAAGTGTGGTTGAATCTTCCCAGCCGGAACCCTCCCAGATTCAGGTTGAATCAGAGGTTCAGCTGGAGCCTTCAGAGAGTGATGTCAGCAATATCTCTTAG